TCGGACCGCGGGGAAGAAGACCCGATCGTCCTCGGGGGCGGCCCCAACGCCTTCAACCCGGAGCCGGTCGCACCGTTCTTCGATTGTCTGGTCATCGGCGACGGCGAGAGCGCCGTGCTCGATGTCGCCGATCATCTCATCGAGGCGCGTGCCCGGGCGTGGTCGAGGGACGAGACCCTGCGCCGCGCCGCCCGTATCCCGGGCATCTACGTGCCCGCCCTCTACGCGTCGGACGGCGCCGGGGGCGTGCGTCCACTCGACGACGCGGCGCCCGAGGTCGTCTGCAGGCGGGTCGAACCCGCGCTGGGTATCGGCAGTCAGCCGCTCGCTCCCATTGTGCCGATCACCGAGGCGACGCACGACCGCCTGTCCATCGAGATCATGCGGGGCTGCACCCGCGGGTGCCGCTTCTGTCAGGCGGGCATGGTGACCCGGCCCGTCCGGGAGCGCCCGGTCGACGAGATCGCCGCCGTCATCCGGAGCGGCATCGACGCGACGGGCTACGACGAGGTCTCGCTCGTCTCCCTGAGCTCCTCGGACTACACGGGGCTCGACGAACTCCTCATGAAGCTCAACGAGGAGCTCTTCGACCGGAAGGTCAGCATCTCGCTGCCGTCGCTCCGGGCCGACCGGTTCGGCATCGAGCTGGCCGACCGTCTCGGTCGCGTGAGGAAGGCGGGCCTCACGTTCGCTCCCGAGGCGGGAACGCAGCGCCTGCGCGACGTCATCAACAAGAACGAGACCGAGACGAACATCATCGAGACCATCGAGGCGGCGTTCGAGGCCGGGTGGAGCCGCGTGAAGCTCTACTTCATGATAGGGCTTCCGACCGAGACCGAGGACGACGTGCGCGGCATCGCCGAACTCGTCAGGCGCATCAGGGAGCACGCCCGCTCCGTCCGGAGGAGCGCCTCCATCAACGTCTCGATCTCGCCCTTCGTTCCGAGACCGCACACGCCGTTCCAGTGGGAGCGGCAGGACACGCCGGAGGAGACGTCCGCGAAGGAGCGTCTGCTCCGTTCCGGGCTGCGCGTGAAGGGCGTCAAGGTCTCGACGCGCGACCCGGAGGTCTCGGCGCTGGAGGGCGTGATGGCCAGGGGGAACCGGCGCCACGCCGATGTCATCGAGTCCGCCTGGAGACTGGGCGCTCGCTTCGACGCGTGGACCGAGACCTTCGATGCCACCGTCTGGGCACGCGCCTTCGAGGAGGCGGATGTCGACCGGCACGAGACCCTGAAGGCGCGCGACCCTGAAGAGCCGCTTCCCTGGGACCACATCTCGGGCGGGGTCTCGAAGGCGTTCCTCCTGGCGGAGCGCCGGAGAGCCTACGCAGGCGAGACGACGCCCGACTGCCGCGACGATGTGTGCACCGACTGCGGCGCGTGTCCGGTCGATGAGGGGCCCGCGCGGCCGATGCCGGATCGTGTCGAGCCGTCGGCGGCGGGGAACGACACACAGCGGTTTGGTCGGCGGACGCGACGCGCCCGGGACGGAAGCGGCGACAGGTTCCGCGTCCGGTACGCGAAGGCGGACGAGGCACGGTTCCTCTCGCATCTCGACATTCTCCGCGCCGTGACGCGCGCGCTCTCCACCTCGGGACTCCCGGTCGCCTACACGCAAGGCTTCAACCCGCACCCGAGGCTCTCGTTCGGACCGTCGCTGCCGGTCGGCGCCACGGGAGAGGCCGAGTTCTTCGACGTCGACTTCACGAGGTCGGTCGAGGCCGACGATGTGCTCCGGAGCATCGGGCGCGGGCTCCCGAAGGGTCTGGTCGTGCTCGAGGCCCGACCGCTTCGCAGCAAGACCGCCGTCGCGGCCGAGGCGCAGGCCGCCGACTACTCGATCCGCAACGCGCCGGTCCTCGAGAAGCTGGGCGCCGACGGTGTCCGCGCCGCCATCGAGAGGGTCCAGAGCACGGAGGAGGCGGAGGTCCTGCGGGGCAGCGGCCCGAAGACCGTGCGGCCGAAGGACGGTATTCTCTCGCTCGAGCTCGTCGAGGAGGACCCGCCCGTGCTGAGAATGCGCCTCGGCATAGGGCAGAAAGGCGCACTCCGGCCGTCCGACGTCCTGCAGCTGATCGAGCGGGAGGAGCCCGACGCGGCGCTTCTGGCCACCGTTCACAGGACCGAGTTACTGAAGGACCGGTCAGTAGGGCCGGGGCTTGAGCCTGTTGCGTAACGCGGCTATACTGGACCCCGTGACGGAGCCCGGCCGGACGTGAGGCCGGTTCATATAGAACATCGCCAAGGAGCAGTGTGTACAAGGAAATCATCATAAACGACGCGCCCGGCGAGACGCGCGTCGCCGTTCTCGAGGACCATCAACTCGTCGAGCTGATGGTCGACCGGGGCGAGGGCGACCGCATCGTCGGCAACATCTACAAGGGGAAGGTCGGCGCCGTTCTGCCAGGGATGCAGGCGGCGTTCGTCGATATCGGTCACGAGAAGAGTGCCTTCCTGCACGTCTCCGACATGCGCGACATTACGGCCGAGTTCGCCGACTTCGTCTCCGACGAGTCGTACGAGGTTGAGGACGGACAGCGGATGGTCGCGCCCGACGCGCCGATCCAGGACCTCCTGCAGAAGGGGCAGGAGATCATGGTCCAGGTGACGAAAGAGCCGATCAGCACGAAGGGCCCGAGGGTCACGACGCAGATCTCGATGCCGGGGCGCTACCTCGTGCTCGTGCCGTTCTCCGGCGCCATCGGCGTGTCGCGCAAGATCGAGGAGGTCGAGGAGCGGGAGCGTCTCAAGCAGATCTCCCGCGAGATCCGTCCCGCCTGGGGCGGACTGATCGTCAGAACCGCGGCGGCGAACGCCAGCAAGCGGCAGATCAAGCGCGACCTCAAGTATCTCATCCGGCAGTGGAAACGCATCAACAAGCGCGCGGAGAAGCACAAGGCACCGTATCTGGCCCACACCGAGATGGGGCTGACGGCCGGGCTCGTGCGCGATGTGTTCACGAAGGACGTCGACCGGCTGGTCGTCGACACGAGGCGGGGCTACCGCGAGGTCCAGTCGTATCTCAGAAGCGTGGACCCCAAGCTCAGGAACCGCGTCGAGTACTATCGCGACAAGACGCCGATCTTCGACGCCTACGAGATCGAGGGCGAGATCGACAAGACGCTCCGGCGCCGGGTGTACTTCAAGAAGGGCGGCTACATCGTCATCGACCACACCGAAGCCCTGACCTCGATCGACGTCAACACCGGGCGCTACACCGGCAAGAAGAACCAGGAGGAGACGATTCTCAAGACGAACCTCGGCGCGGCGCGCGAGATCGGGCGCCAGTTGAGGCTCAGGGACATCGGCGGCATCATCGTCGTCGACTTCATCGACATGGCCACCGAGGAGAACCGCGAGAAGGTCGTCCAGGAGCTCAAGAAGGTCTTGGCCAGGGACCGCGCTCGGAGCAAGGTGTTCCCGATCGGGGAACTCGGGCTCGTCAGGATGACGCGCCAGAGGGTGCGCCCGAGCCTCCTGCACCAGTACACGGACGCCTGTCCCGAGTGCGAGGGCACGGGTAAGGTGTTGTCGCGCGACTCGATCCTGCTCCTCATGGAGCGGGCGGTGCGAAGGGTCGCATCGACCCACAGGATCAGACGACTGCGTCTCTTCGTCGCGCCCGAGATGGCGATGCACATCATGTCGGAGAACCAGCGGAGGCTGAAGAGCCTCGAGCGGGACACGCGCCGCTCCATCGAGGTCCGCGACGACGAGAAGCTCGACAGAGAAGAGTTCCGCATCGTCTCGACGAAGGACGGCAAGGAACTCGACTCGCAGGTCAACGAGTAGGCCTCCACGCGGCCACCGACTCCGAGGGGCCGTATGCGGAATCGACTCCAGTACTTCCGACCGGTCCTCGAGCACCTGGGTGTCATCACCTGGGTGTTCGGTCTTTCCATGATAGCTCCTCTCGCCTTTCAGCTCTTCGAGTGGCGGGCGGGGGAGGAGCCGCTGCGCCTCCTGGGGTTCGGGCTCCCGGTCGTGGGGTCTGTGGCCCTGGGGTTGCTGCTCGGCCGGAAGGTCCGCCCGGACCCGATCGACGCGCGCCGCGCGATGATCCTGACGGCGCTCGCGTGGATCGTCGTGTCGGCCATCGGCGCGATCCCCATCTGGTTCGTTCTGAGGACCTCGTTCCTCGACGCCTACTTCGAGACCGTGAGCGGCCTCACGACGACCGGCATCACGATGCTCCAGGGGCTCGACGCCATGCCGCGGAGCATCCTCTTCTGGCGAGCCTTCATCCAGTGGCTGGGGGGCTTAGGCATCCTCGCGTTCTTCCTGGCCATCGTCTTCATGGGCGGGTCAGCGCACGCCCTGTTCACGGCGGAGAGCCACAAGATCTCGTCGAAGCGCCCGGCGCCCGGTCTCTTCCATACGCTCCGGATCCTCTGGATCATCTACGCTGGATACACGGCGCTCATCGCCCTTGCTCTCGTACTCGAGGGCATGGGACCGTTCGACGCCGTGGCACACTCCATGACGGCGCTCTCGACCGGGGGCTACTCGCCGCACGACGCGAGCATCGGATTCTATGCGCAGGCGGGGTACCCGAACGCGACGCTCATCGAGTACACGGTCATCGTCGGCATGCTTCTCGGGGGCATCAACTTCGTCGTGCACTCGCGGCTGCTGACCGGGAAGCTGAGCGCTCTCTGGGACACGTACGAGATGCGTCTCTTCTGGGGCATCCTGGCGGCGTCGACCGGCCTCATCGTGCTCGACCACGGGCTGACGTTCGGTTTCGGGTCGGAGAGCGCGGGTGGGCTCTTCAGGACGTCGCTCTTCCAGGCGTCGTCGATCTTCACGACGACCGGGTTCGCGACACGCGACATCGGGACGGGGTACTTCCCCGAGGCCGCGAAGCAGGTGTTTCTGGCCCTCATGCTCATCGGAGGGTGCGTCGGCTCGACCGGAGGCGGCGTCAAGGTCCTCAGACTCGGCATTCTCTGGAAGATGGTGGGGAGGCAGCTCCGGCGGTTCATCTACGGTCCCGACACGATCCAGCCGATCGTGCTCGACGGCGAGATCGTACGCGAGGAGGAGCTCCGGCGTGTCGGGGCGCTCTTCTTCGCGTGGATAGGGCTTCTGGGCCTCGGGGGGCTCATCACGGCCGTCCTGACCGGGCACGGCGCCCTCGCGTCGGCGAGTGGGATGTTCTCGGCGCTCGGGAACATCGGTCCGTGCTACATTTCGGCTGGCGAGATGACCGAGCTTCCCTCCGTCGTCAAGGTGACCTACATCTTCGGCATGCTGGCGGGGCGACTGGAGATCCTGCCGCTCCTGCTCATTCTGAACCCGAGAACCTGGAGGTAACGCATGTACGTCGTCATCGCCGGAGCCGGGCTGATCGGAAGCACGCTGGCCGCACGACTGGCCGAGGCGCGTCACGACGTCGTGGTCATCGACCAGGACCGGTCGGTGTGCGAGAGGCTGGCGGCGGACCTTGGAGTCCAGGTCGTATGCGGTACGGCGACGAGCGTGGACACCCTCGAACACGCGGGAACCGACCGCGCCGACATCGCGGTCGCGACGATGCGAAGCGACGCGGACAATCTCGCGTTCTCGATCCTCTCGAAGAGCCTCGGCGCGCCGCGGGTCATCGCGCGCATGCGGAACCCGCGCTACGAGAGCGCCTATAAGGAGGCCGGTGTCTCGGCGACGAGTCACATCGTGGACGTCTTCGTCAATCAGCTGCTCCTGGAGATCGACGAGCCTCACCTCAGGCAGGTCGCCGCGTTCGGCGCGGGAAAGGCGGCGATCGTTGTGGACAGCGTGCCGGAGAACGCGGCGGTCGACGGCATGACGGTCAGCGAGATCGCCGCCGACGAGACCTTCCCCGAGGAGTGTGTCATCACGGGCATATACAGGAGCGAGGGGGAGGACTTCCTGATTCCACGCGGCTCCGCGGTGGTGCGTTCGGGCGACCGCGTCTTTCTGGTCGCGAACCGAGCGAATCTGAGAAGGGCGACGAAGTTCCTGCACAGGAGGAAGTGACACCGTGATCAGGGACGCGACGACCGACGACCTCGACGCCCTGCTCCGCCTCGAGGACACGTCGTTCGAGACGGACAGGATGTCGCGGTCGAGCCTGCGGCGTCTGCTCGGGTCGGCGACGGCCGTCTTCCTGGTCGACGAGGCGGGCGGAGACGTCACAGGGTACATCCTGCTGCTTGTCCGAGCCTCCTCGAACCGGGCGCGCCTCTACTCGCTGGCGGTCGATGCCGCCCGCAGAGGCCGGGGCATAGGCCGTCGTCTCGTCGAGGCGGCGGAGCGCCGCGTCGGAGACCTCGGCATCGGCGAGATACGGCTGGAGATCCGGGAGGACAACGAGGCGAGCCGAGCGCTTTTCGCATCGTGCGGCTACGAGCCCTTCCGGACGATCGAGGACTACTACGAGGACGGGGCAACGGCTGTGCGCTACAGCAAGCGGCTCGGTTCGGGTCGCAATGAGGAGTCCGGCCATGCCGAACAGGCTGGTGGTCGTCGATAGAATCGCGGACTGGACGGAGGACTACCCCGATGTCCGCGTCGTGGAAGCCGGCACGTACCTTGCCGGCGAGGAGGGGACCGACCGGCGGGATCTCAAGGTCGTCAACCTCTGTTCCAGCTACCGCTATCTGAGCGTGGGCTACTACTGCTCTCTCCTCGCCGAGGCCCGGCGGCAGCGGGTCATCCCCACGGTTCGCAAGATCAACGATATCGCGAGCCGTTCGATCTACATGCTCGAGCTCGGGGACGTGGACGACCTGCTTCAGCGGTCCCTGGGCCGGAGCGCGAACGGGGAGGAGAGTGAGCTTGAACTCGACATCTTCTTCGGGCGGTGCGCGCGTCCCGAGATGTCCGAACTCGCGCGCCAGCTCTTCGAGGTCTTTCGGATTCCGTTGCTCAGGGTGCGCTTCAAGCTGCAGGGGCGATGGCGGATCGCGGGTGCCAGGCCTCTCTCGCTCTCCGGTCTCGATGACGACAGCAGACAGCTCTTCTGCCGGGCCTTCGCTCACTACTCGAGTCGGCGATGGCGCGGCGACCGCGCGCCGCGAACCTACCGGTACGACATCGCGATCCTCAGGAACCCGAACGAGGAGCTTCCTCCGTCGTACAGCGACGCTCTCGACATCTTCGTCAGGGTCGGGCGGAAGATGGGTGTGAACGTCGAGCTCATCGAGAAGCGCGACTACGCGCGGCTCACGGAGTATGACGCCCTCTTCATCCGGGAGACGACCGCCATCAACGACCATACCTACCGCTTCGCGAAGCGGGCCGAGATCGAAGGGATGCCCGTCATCGACTCGCCGGACTCGATCCTCAGATGCACGAACAAGGTCTATCTCGCCGAGCTTCTCCGAACGAGGAGGGTCCCGACGCCACGGACCCTCGTGCTCCGAAGCGACGGCGTCGGCGGCATAGAGCGTGAGCTCCCGTTTCCGGTCGTTCTCAAGATCCCGGATGGATCGTCCTCCCGCGGCGTCTTCAGGGTCGATGACAGGGCCGAGCTTGAGGCGAAGGCCGCCGAGCTGTTCAGACACTCCGATCTCATTCTGGCGCAGGAGTACACCTACACCCCGTTCGACTGGCGCGTCGGCGTTCTGAACGCGAGGCCGCTCTTCGTCTGCAAGTACTTCATGTCGGACGATCACTGGCAGATCATCCGTCACGAGGAGGGGCAGATCACCGAGGGCGGGTGGGAGACGCTGGCGGTGGAGGACGCACCGGAACGCATCGTCGAGCTGGGAC
Above is a window of Candidatus Effluviviaceae Genus V sp. DNA encoding:
- a CDS encoding RimK family alpha-L-glutamate ligase encodes the protein MPNRLVVVDRIADWTEDYPDVRVVEAGTYLAGEEGTDRRDLKVVNLCSSYRYLSVGYYCSLLAEARRQRVIPTVRKINDIASRSIYMLELGDVDDLLQRSLGRSANGEESELELDIFFGRCARPEMSELARQLFEVFRIPLLRVRFKLQGRWRIAGARPLSLSGLDDDSRQLFCRAFAHYSSRRWRGDRAPRTYRYDIAILRNPNEELPPSYSDALDIFVRVGRKMGVNVELIEKRDYARLTEYDALFIRETTAINDHTYRFAKRAEIEGMPVIDSPDSILRCTNKVYLAELLRTRRVPTPRTLVLRSDGVGGIERELPFPVVLKIPDGSSSRGVFRVDDRAELEAKAAELFRHSDLILAQEYTYTPFDWRVGVLNARPLFVCKYFMSDDHWQIIRHEEGQITEGGWETLAVEDAPERIVELGLDAARLIGDGLYGVDIKEVDGRAMVIEVNENPNIETDVEDAVLGERLYEAIINELIRRVDARRA
- a CDS encoding TIGR03960 family B12-binding radical SAM protein → MSKLRERLEREVLPLISRPSRYIGGERNVPGKDLRDVRLTFLLAFPDVYEIGMSHLGLRVLYDILNRRSEIAAERTFAPWTDMEALMREKGIPLFSLESHTPASSFDLLGFTLQYELHYSNILTMLDLAGVPLRASDRGEEDPIVLGGGPNAFNPEPVAPFFDCLVIGDGESAVLDVADHLIEARARAWSRDETLRRAARIPGIYVPALYASDGAGGVRPLDDAAPEVVCRRVEPALGIGSQPLAPIVPITEATHDRLSIEIMRGCTRGCRFCQAGMVTRPVRERPVDEIAAVIRSGIDATGYDEVSLVSLSSSDYTGLDELLMKLNEELFDRKVSISLPSLRADRFGIELADRLGRVRKAGLTFAPEAGTQRLRDVINKNETETNIIETIEAAFEAGWSRVKLYFMIGLPTETEDDVRGIAELVRRIREHARSVRRSASINVSISPFVPRPHTPFQWERQDTPEETSAKERLLRSGLRVKGVKVSTRDPEVSALEGVMARGNRRHADVIESAWRLGARFDAWTETFDATVWARAFEEADVDRHETLKARDPEEPLPWDHISGGVSKAFLLAERRRAYAGETTPDCRDDVCTDCGACPVDEGPARPMPDRVEPSAAGNDTQRFGRRTRRARDGSGDRFRVRYAKADEARFLSHLDILRAVTRALSTSGLPVAYTQGFNPHPRLSFGPSLPVGATGEAEFFDVDFTRSVEADDVLRSIGRGLPKGLVVLEARPLRSKTAVAAEAQAADYSIRNAPVLEKLGADGVRAAIERVQSTEEAEVLRGSGPKTVRPKDGILSLELVEEDPPVLRMRLGIGQKGALRPSDVLQLIEREEPDAALLATVHRTELLKDRSVGPGLEPVA
- a CDS encoding NAD(P)-binding protein; the encoded protein is MYVVIAGAGLIGSTLAARLAEARHDVVVIDQDRSVCERLAADLGVQVVCGTATSVDTLEHAGTDRADIAVATMRSDADNLAFSILSKSLGAPRVIARMRNPRYESAYKEAGVSATSHIVDVFVNQLLLEIDEPHLRQVAAFGAGKAAIVVDSVPENAAVDGMTVSEIAADETFPEECVITGIYRSEGEDFLIPRGSAVVRSGDRVFLVANRANLRRATKFLHRRK
- a CDS encoding Rne/Rng family ribonuclease; amino-acid sequence: MYKEIIINDAPGETRVAVLEDHQLVELMVDRGEGDRIVGNIYKGKVGAVLPGMQAAFVDIGHEKSAFLHVSDMRDITAEFADFVSDESYEVEDGQRMVAPDAPIQDLLQKGQEIMVQVTKEPISTKGPRVTTQISMPGRYLVLVPFSGAIGVSRKIEEVEERERLKQISREIRPAWGGLIVRTAAANASKRQIKRDLKYLIRQWKRINKRAEKHKAPYLAHTEMGLTAGLVRDVFTKDVDRLVVDTRRGYREVQSYLRSVDPKLRNRVEYYRDKTPIFDAYEIEGEIDKTLRRRVYFKKGGYIVIDHTEALTSIDVNTGRYTGKKNQEETILKTNLGAAREIGRQLRLRDIGGIIVVDFIDMATEENREKVVQELKKVLARDRARSKVFPIGELGLVRMTRQRVRPSLLHQYTDACPECEGTGKVLSRDSILLLMERAVRRVASTHRIRRLRLFVAPEMAMHIMSENQRRLKSLERDTRRSIEVRDDEKLDREEFRIVSTKDGKELDSQVNE
- a CDS encoding TrkH family potassium uptake protein, which gives rise to MRNRLQYFRPVLEHLGVITWVFGLSMIAPLAFQLFEWRAGEEPLRLLGFGLPVVGSVALGLLLGRKVRPDPIDARRAMILTALAWIVVSAIGAIPIWFVLRTSFLDAYFETVSGLTTTGITMLQGLDAMPRSILFWRAFIQWLGGLGILAFFLAIVFMGGSAHALFTAESHKISSKRPAPGLFHTLRILWIIYAGYTALIALALVLEGMGPFDAVAHSMTALSTGGYSPHDASIGFYAQAGYPNATLIEYTVIVGMLLGGINFVVHSRLLTGKLSALWDTYEMRLFWGILAASTGLIVLDHGLTFGFGSESAGGLFRTSLFQASSIFTTTGFATRDIGTGYFPEAAKQVFLALMLIGGCVGSTGGGVKVLRLGILWKMVGRQLRRFIYGPDTIQPIVLDGEIVREEELRRVGALFFAWIGLLGLGGLITAVLTGHGALASASGMFSALGNIGPCYISAGEMTELPSVVKVTYIFGMLAGRLEILPLLLILNPRTWR
- a CDS encoding GNAT family N-acetyltransferase, whose translation is MIRDATTDDLDALLRLEDTSFETDRMSRSSLRRLLGSATAVFLVDEAGGDVTGYILLLVRASSNRARLYSLAVDAARRGRGIGRRLVEAAERRVGDLGIGEIRLEIREDNEASRALFASCGYEPFRTIEDYYEDGATAVRYSKRLGSGRNEESGHAEQAGGRR